Below is a window of Deinococcus aquaedulcis DNA.
GGTGCCCCCCACCACAAGGAAACTCAGCCACGCCAGCAGGTAGCCGTAGGGACTTTTCAGTTCCGGCATGTGCTCAAAATTCATCCCCCAGACCCCGGCCAGAAAGGTGAGCGGCAAAAAGACCACGCTCACGGCCGTCAGGGTGCGCATGACCTCGTTCATGCGTTGGCCCTGCAGGCCCAGGTGCAGGTCCAGCAGGCTGGTCAACAGGTCGCGCAGGCCGTCCAGCTGCCCACTGGCGCGGGTAAACGAGTCCTGGACGTCGCGGTAGCGCACAAGGTCGCTGGCGGTGCCGTTCGCGTGGCGGCCCAGCAGCGCGGTGGCCTCACGCGCTTCCGAGGTCAGGCGCCGGGCGTGGGTGATCAGGTGCTTCATGGCGAACACATCCGCCACCGGGTTCTGCTGGCCCTGAAAAACGCGTTCCTCCAGCAGATCGGCGCGTTCTTCCAAGGCGTCAACCACGGTAAAGAAGGTCTCGGCGGTGGCGTCCAGCAGCTCATAGGCCACCTCCTGGGGGGTGTTCACGCTCTCGCGGCCGGTCATGGGCCACACCGTGGACAGGGCGCGCGTACCCGCCGTACTCATGGTCAGCACCGCGCCGCCAAAAATCAGGATGCTCAGGCGCTCGGTGAACTCGTCCAGCTCCTCGGGGCGGGCGTACGAGCGCAGCGTGATAAAGGCGTGCTCCGGGTACACCTCGGCCCGGCTCCAGTGGCCGTGTTCCAGCACGTCTTCCAGCGCCAGCCGGTTGATGGGAAAGGCGGCGCGCAGGCCAGCCAGTTCCTCCGGGGTCGCCCCCTGCACGTCCACCCAGACATCCTGGGTTTCCCCGGCCCACGCCAGGGGCTGACCTGTACTCAGTTGCCGCGCCTGAATCATGGGCCCCAGGATGCCAGAGTGCGCGGGCCCCACGGAGGCCGGGGGGGAATCTGCCATCCTGTGCGCATGGGGTCCTGGCTGTGGGTCATGGTGGGGGGCGCGCTGGGTGCGGGCGCGCGGTACGGCCTGGGCCTGCTGGGCGCGGGGCTGGACAGCCGCAGCGGCTTTCCCGTGACCACCCTGCTGATCAATGTGAGCGGCTCGTTCGCGCTGGGCGTCACGCTGGCGCTGGTGGACCGTGGCCTGTGGCCCGAGGCGGCGCGGCTGGCGGTGGGCAGCGGCTTGCTGGGGGGGTTCACCACCTTTTCGGCCTTCAGTGCCGGACTGGGCGACCTGCTGGCCTCCCCGGTCCGGGCAGCGGGCTATGCCGGGCTTAGCGTGGGTCTGGGGCTGGCCGGGGCGCTGCTGGGCCGCGCCTGGGGAGGGCGGCTGTGACGCGGCGCAAGAAAGGGGAGACCCGCCCCCCCGAGCAGTTTCTGGAGCTCTCGGAACTGCTGGCCTACGTGGGGCAGGTGATTGCCCGGGGCCTGCCGGGCGCCGTGTGGGTGCGCGCCGAGATTGCCGCCGTGACCGACCGGCGCCATCTGTACCTGGACCTTGTGCAAAGCGGCGACGAAGGCGAGGTGGCCCGCTGCCGCGCCACCGTGTGGGCCCGCGAGCGCTTTGGCCTGGAAGCCAAATTCCGCCGCGCCACGGGCGGGGGCCTGACAGCGGGCCTGAAGGTGCTGCTCTTTGGCGAGGCCACCTTTCACGAGCAGTACGGCTTTGCGCTGAACGTGCTGGACATTGCCCCCGAATTCACCCTGGGCGACGCGGCCCTGCGGCTGGCCGAGGGGCGCGAAACCCTGGTGCGCGAGGGCGTGTACGGCCTGAATCGCCTGCTGGCCCTGCCCCCCGACTTCTTCCGCTTTGCGGTGCTGTCGCCGCGCGAGGCCGCTGGGCTGGGCGATTTCCGCCGCGAGATTGATCCGCTGGAGCGTGCCGGGGTGCTGCGCCCGGTGTATCTGGAAGCCACTTTTCAGGGCCCGGCCGCCGCCGCCAGCCTGCGCCGGGGGGTGCAGGACGCCCTGGCCCTGCACGAGGCCGAGCCGCTGGACGCTCTGGTGGTGATCCGGGGCGGCGGCGCCGTGACCGATCTGGCGTGGCTGAACGACCTGCCGTTTGCCCGCGCGCTGGCGACCTTTCCGGTCCCCGTGATCACCGGGCTGGGCCACGCCCGCGACGACACCCTGCCCGACGAGGTGGCCTGTGTGCGCACCGACACGCCCAGCAAGGCGGCCGCCCTGATTGTGCGAACAGTGGTGGAGGCCGCCGCGCAGGCCCAGGAAGACGTGCGCACCATCCGCACTCAGGCTGCCCAGGCGCTGGTCGAGGCCGAGGCCGGCGCGCAGTGGGTCCTGGACCGCGCCCGCCGTGCCGCCGGGCGGCAGGTGGACGCCGCCGCCGCCAGCGTGGACGCCCTGATGAAGCAGGCCCTGGGCCTGACCCCCGCGCGCACGCTGGGCCGGGGCTACGCCCTGGTGCGCGACGCAGCGGGCCGCCCGGTAACCCGCGCGGCCCAGGTGCAGCCCGGCCAGCCCCTGACCCTGGAATTCAGCGATGGTCAGACAGAAGTGATGACGCGTTCTTAGGGTTGGGCAGGCCCATTTCGAATTGAGGTTGTGACACAGGAGAAATGCTCTTGTGCCGAGCGATCATAAGAGTGTCAGAGACACCCTCTCAACTTGTGCGCTGAGTGAATCAAAGAGCCTGCTGCACGAGCGGCCTGCTGGGTTGTGACCTGCTGGGGGAAGTGGAGAAGCCCTGTAAACCACAACAGGACCAGAACGGGAGTCGGCTGCACCTATTGCCGGGTCAGCGTGCAGGTGCCGGCATCAGAAAATAGTCGGCCGACTGCTGCCTCGTCATTGAGAGCCTCAAGCTGCTCGTTCAGCTTGTTCATTTTGTCGAGTGCGCCGTGTATCAGAGCGCCATCAACAGAGCGCCAGTTGGTATCTTGCGGAAAGGCGATACATAAGGTCTTCGTGGGCTCTGTATTGGCTGCGCCTAGATCGGTGTATTCAATAACGACGATGTCCGTATCATCAACCCAGACCTCCCCCACGCCGAATGTGCCCGCAAGATTCAGGACGCGGTAACGCCAAAGCCCGTCTGCGAACGTACCAGGGCGGTTCAGGACGTAGCGTTGTTGAACTTTCGCGCCTTCCTTTGTCGTGCCGGCGAGTTGAATGGCCTCACCGACCTTAAACGGCGGTTGAGGTTGAGTCGCGGCGCAGCCCGCCAGGAGAAGGGTGGAGAAAATGAGAATCTTTTTCATCACCCTCTAAGAAAGCACAAGGGAGAAGAGCCATGGGGCGGATTTGACGCGCGACAGCGGGTCACTTGCTGTTCACGTCTTCACCCGTCGCCACCGGCCGCGCCGGGTCGCTGATCCAGTCGCTCCAGGACCCGGCATACAGGCGGTTGTCGGGGCCCAGGGGCACCCCCGCCAGTTCGCGGGCCAGCAGGTTGGGCGTGGCACTCACCCCACTGCCGCAGTAGGTGATGGTGGGCTGTTCTCCGGCCGCCAGCCGCGCCGCTTGGTCCCCAGCGGGGCGCCAGTGGCCCTGTTCGTTCAGGGCGCCGCTCCAGTCGCGGTTGACCGCACCGGGAATATGCCCGGCCCTGGCGTCAATGGGTTCCACCTCGCCCCGGTAGCGCGCGGGGGCGCGGGCGTCCAGCAGCAGGGTGCCGCTGGGGCGCGCCTGCACGTCGGCCGCCGTGGCCACAAAGTCGGCCTGAACTTGATGCTGGAAGGTGACGGGGGTATGCTCGGCTTCCGTCAGCGTTACCGTGCCGCTGGCCTGCACCCAGGCGGGCCAGCCGCCGTCCAGCACCGCCACCTGCATGTGGCCCAGCCAGCGCAGCAGCCACCACGCCCGGGTCGCATAAAAGCCCTGACCATTACGGGAATCGTCGTAGCACACCACCGCCATGTCGTTGCCAATCCCCACCGAGCCCAGCCATGCGGCCAGCGTCTCTGGGTTGGGGAGGGGGTGGCGCCCACCCGCACCGTCCGGCTGCACGGGCCCACTCAGGTCAGTTTCCAGGTCGGCATAGATGGCGCCGGGCACATGGCCTTCCAGGTAGGCCAGCCGCCCCAGCAGCGGATCGCTCAGGGCATACCGGCAGTCCAGCACCCGCACCTGGGGGTCGTGCAGATGGGCCATGAGCCAGTCCGTGGGCACCAGTGGGGTGGGCAGCGGGGTCATGCGGCAGCCTACCGCGAGCCGGACCAAAAGAAAAAACCCGCCTTCTTCGGCGGTGATAAGAACAAGATAGCGCGGTATGCACCCGGGGTCAAGCTCAGCCGGTGAGGGTGAAAAAGACTGTTGCCGGCGGCATTGGCAGTGATGCCTATGGCCAGCTTCTGCATAGCGCCAGCCTCTTCAAACTGGCCTGATCCCAGAAACAAAAAAGCCGCCTTCTTCGGCGGTGATGAAAACAAGATAGCGCGGTATGCACCCGGGGTCAAGGTCAGCCGGCGGGGTCGAAAAAAGCCGTGCAGGAGGAGTGGAATCTCACAGTTCTCCGGCCGCTGTATGCACCCATGCGCCTGCCTGATCACGGGGCGATCATGGGGCCGCCCCTAAGGTGCTGGCAGTTCCCGGGGCCCCCACAGGGCGCCCACTCCACAGGAGGCACCACCATGAACAGACTGCTGACCCTCGCTTCGCTGACCCTCTGCGCCGCTGTGCTGGGCACTGCCCACGCCAGCTGTGCCGCCCCCAAGGACATGAACGGCGTGTGGCGCGCCAACGACGGCGGCACCTACTACGTGCGGCAACTGGGCAACCAGGTGTGGTGGGTGGGCATGAGCAGCGACAGCGGGAAGTCGTGGACCAATGTGTTTCACGGCACCCGCACCGGCAACACGGTCAAGGGCACCTGGGCCGACGTGCCGCGTGGCCAGATCAGCAGCGGCGGCAGCATGACCCTGACGCTCAGCGGCGTGAACAGCGTGCTGGGCTTCAAGCGCACGGCCGCCACCGGCAACTTTGGCGGCTCCACGTGGTACATGCCCTGCGACGACGTGATTCTGAACCCAGTGCCTTAAAGGCAGGCCGGGGCGGGCGGTTGGGGGCGATGGAAGGCTCCCAACCGCCCGAAGTTTTGGTCCCCTGGGAAGACCGGCTCTCCCTGTCCAAAGCCCCATTCGACCCTTACGCCCCCATGCTAGACTCTCCTTTCGTTGGCGACTTCTCGCCGTGAGAAGACCGGCCAGTTTCGGCGGACCCAGGCAGACGCCGCCCAGGGCCGACACCGCAAAGGAGCGTCACAGATGCATAAAGTTGCCATTGTGGGCCGACCCAACGTCGGCAAATCCAGCCTGTTTAACCGCCTGATTGGCCGCCGCGAAGCCGTGGTCGCTGACTTCCCTGGGGTCACGCGCGACGCCAAGGAAGGGCTGATGCTGTACCACAACCACCGCATCACCCTGATTGATACAGGCGGGCTGTGGAGCGGAGACGAGTGGGAAGCCGCCATCCGCGAAAAGGCCGAGTGGGCCATGGAAGGCGCCCAGGCTGTGGTGTTCGTCCTCGACCCACGCGAGGGCCTCTCGGCGGCCGACTACGAGGTGGCCGACTGGCTGCGCCGCCTGGGCAAGCCGGTGATTCTGGTCGCCAACAAGATTGACAGCCCCAAGCACGAGGTCTATATGGCCGAACTGTGGGGCCTGGGCTTTGGCGAGCCCATTGCCATCAGCGCCGAGCACGCGCGCGGCCTGGACGAACTGATGGACCGGGTGCTGACCCACCTGCCCGAAGACGACGAGGACGTGCCGGAAATCGCGCCCATTCGCATTTCGCTGATTGGCCGCCCCAACGTGGGCAAAAGCAGCCTGCTGAACGCCATCACCCAGAGCGAGCGCGCCATCGTGGCCGATCAGCCGGGCACCACCCGCGACAGCCTGGACGTGGAATGGGATTACGGCGGCCAGCGCTTCGTGCTGGTGGACACGGCGGGCATTCGCAAAAAGCCCGACACCGCCATTGAGGACTACGCCATTCAGCGCTCGCAGGCGGCGATTGAACGCAGCGACCTGATCTGGCTGGTGGTGAACGCCACAGACCTGGGCGACCATGAACTGAAGCTGGCGAATCTGGCCTACGACAGCGGCAAGCCGGTGATCGTGGTGGTGAACAAGTGGGACCTTGTGCCCGACGAGGAGCTCAAGCGCACGGAAAAGGACCTGAACCAGAAGCTGCACCATATTTCCTACGCGCCGCGCGTATACACCAGCGCGATCAACGAGTACGGCATTCACGACATGCTGGCCGAGGCCATGAAGCTGCACGAGAAATGGCAGAGTCGCATTCCCACCAGCGAACTCAACCGCTGGCTGGAGGTCTGGCAGATGCGCCAGGCCGTGCCCAACTTCCACGGCAAGAAGCTGAAGATGTATTTCATGACGCAGGTGGAAACGGCGCCGCCCACTTTCGCCATCTTCTGCAACCGCGCCGATTTCGTGACGCGCGCCTACGAAGGCTTCCTGCAAAACCGCATCCGCGAGGACCTGCAACTGGCCGGCATTCCGGTGCGTCTGAAGTGGAAGGAAAAGGGGCCGTACAAGAAGGATAAGAAAAACGACGAGGAGTGAAAGGAAGTGATGGTACGCGGCTGCTATATGTAAGAGCCGCGTCCTATTTACATGTAGCCGGCGCGCATAAGGCCGATCTCGTCAAGCCAGACCGAGTAGATGGCAATATGGCGGCCGTCTGGATCAGTGATTCTGAGGCAACAGGGATCAAGCTCATTCTCCTCGATCTCGACAGGAATGCCCATCTGTTCAAGGGGAACGATCAGAAGCCGAAAGTTAATCTTGGAGTTGAAACAGAGTTCAGAAGCCTCTTTTAGATCACAGTTGTCATTTGACTTCGTGATTGTTAACTCCATACCCTTTGACCGTAAAATGTAATACCAATCCGCACGCTGGACGATTCGAAAGCCCAGCTTCTGATAGAAGAGGGCACATGCGGCTGGATCGTGACTCTGGAGAAGCAAAGAGGGCGTGAATTCTGCCAAAGGTTCGAAGAAGGCCCTGTTGAGGGGGGAGCTGGCGTGGTTCTCCTGCAACGTGAGGCTTTGATAGATAGCACTGATAAGCCAATCCTCAACAGACTGATCTGGCTCAAGCGCACTCTGAACCTCTTTCAGGAGGTGAATGGGGAGAGCAACAGTGCGGGTCTCGTCCATATGCCTGTCAGTGTAGGGTGGCCTATCCTGCCCCTATGACGGACCTGCATGCCCTCCTTGCCGACCTGCCCGCGCCCGTGGACGACGGCGCCTGCGCCCACCTGCGGGGCCAGCGGCTGCCGGCTGTTCCCCTGCCGGGCACCGACGGCCAGTTCCACGATCTGTCGGCATGGCCGCGCCGCACGGTGCTGTACGTGTATCCCAAGACAGGCCGCCCGGATGGGGTCATGCCCGATGACTGGGACCAGATCCCCGGCGCCCGGGGCTGTACCCCCCAAAGCTGCGCGTTTCGGGACCACCACGCGGAACTTCAGGCCGCAGGGGCGCGGGTCTTTGGCCTGAGCGTGCAGTCCACCGCCTACCAGCAGGAGGCCGCCGCGCGCCTTCATCTGCCTTTCCCCCTGCTGTCGGACGCCGACCAGCAGTGGAGCGGCGCCCTAGGACTCCCCACCTTCCAGGCGGGCGGCGAAACGCTGCTGCGCCGCACCACCCTGATCGTGCGCGGCGGCGTGGTGGAGCACGTCTTCTACCCCGTCTTCCCCCCAGACCGCAACGCCGCCGATGTGCTGGCGTGGCTGGCCGCCCACCCCTAACGCCAGAAGCGGAGGCCCACGCCCCCGCTCCTTTCTCCATCACCTTTCAATCATCCACCCCTACGGCTGGTACGTCTTGAGCACGCCGCCAAACCCGCTCAGGTTGCGCGGGCGGTAAAATACCAGACTTACGGGCAGGTTCGAGCCGCTGCTGGGCACGAAATCAATGTTCAGGCGGTCGGACTGCGCGCGCCACAGGAGCACCGGCTCGTCGGGCTTCAGGGCGTTGCCCACGCGCGGCAGCTTGATGGTCTGGTTAATCGGGCCGTCCTGAATGTTCATGGCGCCCCGGTACAGGCCGCCCCGGGGACTCAGGGCCACCACGGTGCCGGCCGCGCCGTTCACCTCCAGGTCGTACAGCACGCCGTAGTTGCCCGCCAGCCGCACGCCCTGGCCGGTCAGGGCGTCGGTGCCGGTCAGGGCGGGGTCCACCCGGCCGTCGCCAATGACAATGCGGGTGGGCAGCGCGCCCAGGTTCACGCGCAGGCTGCGCACCGCGCCCGGAAAGGTGCCGCGCACATGGCGCCCGTCGGGCTTCAGGTACGGCAACTGCTGGGCCACCTGCGCGGTGGGGGGCAGGCCGTCTTCCAGAATCAGGAAGGTCAGCTCCACCCGGCCCGAGGTGCTCAGGTCCTGCATGGCGTTCACGCCGCTGCCGGGGTTCAGGGTGGGGCTGGCGTACACGGCCGCCGCCTGCCCCGGCGCCAGGGTGAGGGTGGTGCCGCCGCCCGAGGCGAAGTATTCCAGCAGGGTCACCTGCCCCAGAATGCTTTCCAGGCGGGTGGGCGCCGTTTCGCCCAGGCGCTCGGTGCGCACCTCCACGGGGCGGCTTTCCAGGTTGCGGGCCAGCACGTACACGCGCGCGGGCTTGCCCAGACCGTTCAGGTGGTAGGCCAGCAGCCGCGCGCGGCCCACCACGCTGTCCTGGTACAGCACGCCGCTCTGGTCGGGGACCTCGGGGCTGTCGCTGAACAGCAGCGGGTAGCTGGGCCCTTCCACGGGCGTGGCCAGCGCCGAGGGGTAGGTCAAAATCTGCGGGTCGGGGAAAGCGTCGCCGGGCTGCGCGTACTTCAGGGCGTAGGTCAGCGGCGTGTCAATGGGCGTGCCTTCCACGCGGATGGTGCGGGTAAAGGGCGCGCTTTGCAGGCCCCGGCTGTTCATAACCGTCAGGCCCACGGTGTAGGTGCCGGGCTGAAAGAACACCTCCTGACGGCCGTTCCACTTGCGGGCCGTGATGTCGGCGCCGTCGGGGTCGAAGGGATATTCGGTGTACACCACCCGCTCGCCCGGGGCGTAGACCGTCTTGTCGGTAGAAAAGCGGGCCTGGGGAATCAGCGGGTTGCCGCCGTCGCGCAGCGCGGTCAGGGTGAAGGTGCGGCCGTCGTCGGTGGTCAGGTTGGCGTTCAGGGCGTCGGCCAGGGTGCGGGCGCTCACATAGGTCACGCCGCCCACCAGGGCCACGGTGCCGGCGGGCTGCGGCACCCCAGCCAGGGCCGCCGTGTTCGCGCGGGTGTCAATGCTCAGGCGGGCCAGCTGGACCACGGTGCCGCTGCCGGGCAGGCTCTGGCCCAGCAGGGCCGCCGTTTCGCGCAGTGGCAGCATGGTGCGCCCGCCCAGCAGCCGGGGCGGGGCCAACCACTGGGTGGGGGCGCCGTTCACGTAGGCTGCCCGGTCATCTGGGGTAAAGGTCAATTGCACCGAGCCCAGCAGGGGCTGCGCGGCGTGGGCGCCGGGCGCCGCCAGGGTGAAGGTCAGGGTCGGGGCCGCCGGGGCCAGCAGGCCCAGCAGGGCCAGGGCGCGCGTTCGGAAGCGCTGAGCCGCCAGGGGCGACAGGGAAAGGGGCAGACGGGCAAACCGCATCGGCCGAGTATGGCCTGTCAAGCTGACGCGCGTCTTCCGCTTCGTCCCCTGTCCAGCTACTGTGACCGAACCCTTAAGGGAACAGGCGAGTGGGAAGGTGTCTCGCAGTTGGGGGGACAGGGGGCGGCCTACACTTGGGGCATGGTTCCAGACAAGCAGGGCGCGGGCAGGGGGGGCGTTTGAAGCGGCCCATGTGGCTGTGGGGCGTGGCGGCCGCCGTCACGGTGCTGCTGGTGCTGGCCCTGTGGCCGCGTGGCCGTCAGGACGACCTGAACCTCACCGATTTTGCCCAGGCCCTGAACCGGGGCGAGGTGCAGAGTGCCGTGATTGCCTACCAGAACGGCACGGCGGTGGTGAGTGGGCAGCTGGGTGACCAGCCCTACCGGACCCGCACCCTGGCCGCCGACCCCCTGCTGAACCTGGACGCCCTGCAGGCCAAGGGCGTCAGTGTCTCCTACGCCGCGCCGCCGCGCCTGAGCCTGCTGGGCACCCTGAGCCTGCTGCTGACCCTGGCCCTGATCGTGGGGCTGGTGATCCTGCTGCTGCGCGGGCGTCAGGGCGGCGGCAATGACGCTGCCGGAAACTTCGGGCGGTCGAAGGCGTCGGTAATTGGGGAGGGGCAGATCAAGCTGACCTTCGCCGACGTCGCCGGCTGCGACGAGGCCAAGACTGACCTGCAGGAAGTGGTGGACTTCCTGCGCCAGCCCGAGCGCTACCACCAGCTCGGCGCCCGCATTCCCCACGGCGTCCTCCTCGTCGGTCCCCCCGGCTCCGGCAAAACCCTGCTCGCCAAAGCCGTCGCTGGCGAAGCCCGCGTGCCCTACTTCTCGATCTCGGGCTCGGACTTCGTCGAGATGTTCGTCGGCGTCGGCGCTGCCCGCGTCCGCGATCTGTTCGAGCAGGCGCGCAAGTCGGCCCCCTGCATCGTCTTCATTGACGAGATCGACGCCGTGGGCCGCAAGCGCGGTCTGGGCTTCCAGGGCGGCAACGACGAACGCGAACAGACCCTCAATCAATTACTCGTCGAAATGGATGGGTTTAGCAGTGGACAGGAGGTGATCATCCTGGCCGCCACCAACCGCCCGGATGTGCTCGACGCCGCCCTGCTGCGTCCAGGGCGCTTTGACCGACAGGTGGTGGTGGACGCGCCGGATGTGCGGGGCCGGGAGATGATCCTGCGCATTCATGCCCGCAAGAAACCATTGGATGCGGGGGTGGACCTGGGCGTAGTGGCCCGGCGCACAGCGGGGATGGTGGGGGCGGATCTGGAGAACCTGCTCAATGAGGCGGCGCTGTTGGCGGCGCGCTCGGGGCGGGGGCGAATCACGATGCGGGATGTGGATGAGGCGCGTGACCGCGTGCTGATGGGCCCCGAGCGGCGCTCGCTGGTGGTGCGCGAAGCCGACCGCAAGGTCACCGCCTACCACGAGGTCGGTCACGCCTTGGCCGCCCAACTGCTGCCTCATGCGGACAAGGCCCACAAACTCACCATCGTGCCACGTGGGCGCAGCCTGGGCAGCGCGCTGTACACCCCCGAGGACCGCATGCACCACACCCGCGCCGCGCTGCTGGACCGTCTGTGTGTGGCGCTGGCCGGGCACGCCGCCGAGGAAGTCGCCACCGGGCAGGTGACCACCGGGGCGGCCAACGACTTTCAGCAGGCCACCGGCTTAGCACGCCGCATGGTCACCGAGTGGGGCATGAGCGACGTGGGGCAACTGGCGCTGGCGCAGGAGGGCAGCGCGTACCTGGGCGGGGGCCCGGTGCAGGGCCAGTACAGCGACCACACCGCCGAGCGCATTGACGCCGAGGTGGCCAGGTTGCTGAACGGCCAGTACGAGCGCGCCGTTGCCCTGCTGCAGGAGCACGTGCATATCCTGCACCGCCTGACCGATGAACTGGTGGCCCGCGAAAGCCTCAGCGGCGAGGAACTGCAGACGGTCCTGGCCGGGGGCACCCTCCCCCCACAGGAGGCCGAGCCCCGCCCCGCCGAGGACAACCCGGCCCCTACCCCCCGCCTGAGCCCGGACCCGGCGTAAGGGGTTGGGGTAGGGCCCCTGTAACGCGAAGATCAAACCACCACCCAGACGAACGCCGGCCAGAGCTTCAAAGGCTCTGGCCGGCGGTGTTGTGTCCAGCGCCATTCCCCCGGTGCTACACCTGCCACCTTTACCGAGCGGCCGGCTCCGGCACGGCGCAGGCCCCATCCTCGCAGGCGCCGGCGTCATCGGCGCTGCCCAGGGTCACCAGCGCCGGGGGCTGCACCTCGGCCCAAGCCTGCTGCAAGGCGCCCAGCAGCATCTGCGGGTCCTGGGCGCCGCTCACGCCGTACTTGCCGCCCAGCACGAAAAAGGGCACCCCAGAAATGCCCAGGGCCTGGGCCTGCAGTTCGTCCTGGCGTACGGCATCGGCGTGGCGGCCCTCTTCCAGCGCGGTGCGGGCGGCGGCCGGGTCCACGCCCACCTCTGCCGCCAGCCCCACCAACGTCTCCAGATCCCCCATGCGGGCCCCCTCGCTGAAATAGGCGCGCAGCAGCCGCTCCTTCATGACGCTCTGCAGGCCGTGGGCGGCGGCGTGATGAATCAGCTGGTGGGCCAGAAAGGTGCTGCCCAGCCGCGCCTGCTCAAAGCGGTAGGTCAGGCCCTCGGCGGCGGCCACATCGGTCACCTGGTCCATCATGGCCTGCACCTGCCCGGGGCTGCGGCCATACTTCCTGGCCAGCACCTCGCCCATGGTGTGGTCGAGCACGGGCGGCGCGGTGGGGTCCAGCTCGAAGCTGTGCCAGACCACCTCGACGCGGTCACGGTGCTCAAACTGCGCCAGGGCGCTTTCAAGCCGCCGCTTGCCGATGTAACACCAGGGGCAGGCGATGTCCGACCAGATGTCCACACGCAGCTGCCCGGGCGCCGAAGGAGAGAAGAGAGCCGTCATGGCTCCAGTCTATCAAAAAGTTGTGAAGGGCTTGAGAAAATAAAGTGAGGACGGAGAAGGGTGGTCCTCCCAGCTGGCCGGTGAAGAGCTGTAGAGAAGTCGTTGGCTGCGGGCACCTCCTTTTCTTCCCTCTGTCGTGCCCCAAGAGCCGTGCACAAGTGAAACTTCCGGCTTTCGCTGCAAGTGTGAACAGCGGATGGGAAGAGGCTCAGCTGCCGTCAGGTTGCGCGTGCTACCACTGCAGCCATGAGTATGTCTGTTCGGCCACTGTTCGCGTTGGGACCGGTCCTGCTGGGGCTGGCCCTGGCCGCGCCGCCCACCACGCAGGGAGCCAGTGCCCCGGTGCTGGAGCGCACGGCCACCCGCCTCACCCAGACGCTGGGCGGCGTGCTGCGCAACTGCCCGGCCAGCTTTCAGGCCATTGGTACATCGGGGAAGCAGTGCGTGGGCGTCACCCGAACAGTCGAGCAGACGCGGGTGGCCCTCACGGCGGCGCTGGGCGAGGAACTGTACGGCGTGTGGCGCAGCAAGGATGACCAGCGCAGCGTGTACAACTGGCTGCGCACCCCGGCGGGCACCGTGTACCTGCGGCTGCAACCCGACCCCGAAGGCCGCGCCCAGACGCTGCTGTACCTGGACGTGCCCCCGGGCAGCAGCGCGGCGGCTTCAGCCCCCAGCGGGACAGTGGGGACTGGAGCGACTGGAACGGCGGCGGCCTCGACAGCAGCCAGCCGCCCGGCCAGTTCGGCGGCGGCCACGGCCCCGGGGGGGCAAAGCGCCGCGCCGGCCCCTGCTGCCCGCTCGGTGGCACCCCTGGCCTTCCGCCGCACCCTGCAGGTCCAGAGCCCACGTCTGAACGGTGCGGATGTGCTGGCGGTGCAAAACCGCCTGATCGCCCTGATGCGCCCAGCGCGCAGTGGCAAGGGTGACGGCTGGTATGGCCCAGTCACGGCCAACACCGTCAAGGCTTTTCAGACCTCAGCCGGGCTGCCGGCCAGCGGCCGCGTGGACCGCGCCACCTGGGACGCCCTGTTC
It encodes the following:
- the xseA gene encoding exodeoxyribonuclease VII large subunit; translated protein: MTRRKKGETRPPEQFLELSELLAYVGQVIARGLPGAVWVRAEIAAVTDRRHLYLDLVQSGDEGEVARCRATVWARERFGLEAKFRRATGGGLTAGLKVLLFGEATFHEQYGFALNVLDIAPEFTLGDAALRLAEGRETLVREGVYGLNRLLALPPDFFRFAVLSPREAAGLGDFRREIDPLERAGVLRPVYLEATFQGPAAAASLRRGVQDALALHEAEPLDALVVIRGGGAVTDLAWLNDLPFARALATFPVPVITGLGHARDDTLPDEVACVRTDTPSKAAALIVRTVVEAAAQAQEDVRTIRTQAAQALVEAEAGAQWVLDRARRAAGRQVDAAAASVDALMKQALGLTPARTLGRGYALVRDAAGRPVTRAAQVQPGQPLTLEFSDGQTEVMTRS
- a CDS encoding sulfurtransferase, with product MTPLPTPLVPTDWLMAHLHDPQVRVLDCRYALSDPLLGRLAYLEGHVPGAIYADLETDLSGPVQPDGAGGRHPLPNPETLAAWLGSVGIGNDMAVVCYDDSRNGQGFYATRAWWLLRWLGHMQVAVLDGGWPAWVQASGTVTLTEAEHTPVTFQHQVQADFVATAADVQARPSGTLLLDARAPARYRGEVEPIDARAGHIPGAVNRDWSGALNEQGHWRPAGDQAARLAAGEQPTITYCGSGVSATPNLLARELAGVPLGPDNRLYAGSWSDWISDPARPVATGEDVNSK
- a CDS encoding fluoride efflux transporter FluC, producing the protein MGSWLWVMVGGALGAGARYGLGLLGAGLDSRSGFPVTTLLINVSGSFALGVTLALVDRGLWPEAARLAVGSGLLGGFTTFSAFSAGLGDLLASPVRAAGYAGLSVGLGLAGALLGRAWGGRL
- a CDS encoding VOC family protein, translating into MDETRTVALPIHLLKEVQSALEPDQSVEDWLISAIYQSLTLQENHASSPLNRAFFEPLAEFTPSLLLQSHDPAACALFYQKLGFRIVQRADWYYILRSKGMELTITKSNDNCDLKEASELCFNSKINFRLLIVPLEQMGIPVEIEENELDPCCLRITDPDGRHIAIYSVWLDEIGLMRAGYM
- a CDS encoding magnesium transporter CorA family protein encodes the protein MIQARQLSTGQPLAWAGETQDVWVDVQGATPEELAGLRAAFPINRLALEDVLEHGHWSRAEVYPEHAFITLRSYARPEELDEFTERLSILIFGGAVLTMSTAGTRALSTVWPMTGRESVNTPQEVAYELLDATAETFFTVVDALEERADLLEERVFQGQQNPVADVFAMKHLITHARRLTSEAREATALLGRHANGTASDLVRYRDVQDSFTRASGQLDGLRDLLTSLLDLHLGLQGQRMNEVMRTLTAVSVVFLPLTFLAGVWGMNFEHMPELKSPYGYLLAWLSFLVVGGTLAALFKRRGWW
- the der gene encoding ribosome biogenesis GTPase Der, which translates into the protein MHKVAIVGRPNVGKSSLFNRLIGRREAVVADFPGVTRDAKEGLMLYHNHRITLIDTGGLWSGDEWEAAIREKAEWAMEGAQAVVFVLDPREGLSAADYEVADWLRRLGKPVILVANKIDSPKHEVYMAELWGLGFGEPIAISAEHARGLDELMDRVLTHLPEDDEDVPEIAPIRISLIGRPNVGKSSLLNAITQSERAIVADQPGTTRDSLDVEWDYGGQRFVLVDTAGIRKKPDTAIEDYAIQRSQAAIERSDLIWLVVNATDLGDHELKLANLAYDSGKPVIVVVNKWDLVPDEELKRTEKDLNQKLHHISYAPRVYTSAINEYGIHDMLAEAMKLHEKWQSRIPTSELNRWLEVWQMRQAVPNFHGKKLKMYFMTQVETAPPTFAIFCNRADFVTRAYEGFLQNRIREDLQLAGIPVRLKWKEKGPYKKDKKNDEE
- a CDS encoding peroxiredoxin, yielding MTDLHALLADLPAPVDDGACAHLRGQRLPAVPLPGTDGQFHDLSAWPRRTVLYVYPKTGRPDGVMPDDWDQIPGARGCTPQSCAFRDHHAELQAAGARVFGLSVQSTAYQQEAAARLHLPFPLLSDADQQWSGALGLPTFQAGGETLLRRTTLIVRGGVVEHVFYPVFPPDRNAADVLAWLAAHP